One window of Vicinamibacterales bacterium genomic DNA carries:
- a CDS encoding chemotaxis response regulator protein-glutamate methylesterase — protein MSRIRVLIVDDAVVIRRLVGDVLSADPEIEVVGTAANGRIGLQKITQCNPDVVTMDVEMPDMNGIETLKEIRKTWLKLPVIMFSTLTERGAAATLDALQAGASDYVTKPANVGSVTAGLEAVRRDLIPKIKALAGRTAVPATVAPAARQIATLATACSPASLTGQINIIAIGVSTGGPNALAELLPALPATLPVPIVIVQHMPPMFTRLLAERLDAQSAIKVAEGRAGMTLEPGHAYIAPGDFHMTLQRRGTAVEVAVNQEPPENSCRPAVDVLFRSVVAQFGSGTLGVILTGMGQDGLRGCELIRETGGQVVVQDEASSVVWGMPGFVARAGLAHRVLPLNTIAGELVRRTASASARPAVPVSAFGGMAVARTT, from the coding sequence GTGAGTCGGATCCGTGTACTGATTGTCGATGACGCGGTCGTCATCCGCCGCCTGGTCGGCGACGTCCTCAGCGCCGACCCGGAGATCGAGGTCGTGGGCACGGCCGCCAACGGCCGGATCGGCCTGCAGAAGATCACGCAGTGCAACCCCGACGTCGTCACGATGGACGTCGAGATGCCCGACATGAACGGCATCGAGACCCTCAAGGAAATCCGCAAGACGTGGCTGAAGCTCCCGGTCATCATGTTCAGCACGCTCACGGAGCGGGGAGCCGCGGCGACGCTGGACGCGCTCCAGGCGGGCGCCTCCGACTACGTGACCAAGCCCGCCAACGTCGGCAGTGTCACGGCCGGCCTCGAGGCCGTCCGCCGGGATCTCATCCCCAAGATCAAGGCGCTCGCCGGACGAACCGCGGTGCCCGCAACCGTGGCACCGGCCGCGCGGCAAATCGCGACGCTGGCGACCGCTTGCTCGCCCGCCAGCCTGACGGGCCAGATCAACATCATTGCCATTGGCGTGTCGACCGGTGGCCCCAACGCGCTCGCGGAGCTCCTGCCGGCGCTGCCGGCCACGCTGCCGGTGCCGATTGTCATCGTGCAACACATGCCACCGATGTTCACCCGCCTGCTCGCCGAACGCCTGGACGCACAGTCGGCCATCAAGGTGGCCGAGGGGCGCGCCGGCATGACCCTCGAACCGGGCCATGCCTACATCGCGCCGGGCGACTTCCATATGACGCTCCAGAGGCGCGGCACGGCCGTGGAAGTGGCCGTCAACCAAGAGCCTCCCGAAAACTCCTGCCGGCCGGCCGTTGATGTGCTGTTCCGGTCCGTCGTCGCACAGTTCGGGAGCGGCACCTTGGGCGTCATCCTCACCGGGATGGGGCAGGACGGCCTGCGTGGCTGCGAGTTGATTCGCGAGACCGGCGGCCAGGTGGTCGTCCAGGATGAAGCGTCCAGCGTCGTCTGGGGCATGCCAGGCTTCGTGGCGCGCGCCGGGCTGGCCCACCGCGTGCTGCCGTTGAACACGATTGCGGGCGAGCTTGTCCGCAGAACCGCCTCCGCTAGTGCCCGGCCCGCCGTTCCGGTGAGCGCGTTTGGCGGCATGGCTGTTGCGAGGACCACATGA
- a CDS encoding protein-glutamate O-methyltransferase CheR, producing the protein MSISAPDFDFVRTLVCDQAGIVLENGKEYLVESRLGPLAKRSGFDSLESLVVALRRTDATLRRTVVEAMTTNETTFFRDIEPFEALRKHVVPELLAARSASRELNIWYGASSTGQEPYSLVMMLLEHFPQLATWNVTHFATDINLEVLERARQGKYNQIEMNRGLPVTYLVKYFQKCGLEWQLKPAVRDKVRFEQMNLVKAWPTLPVFDIVMLRNVMIYFDVEAKKQILGKIRRQLKPDGYLFLGGAETTMGLTEAFQRVQLDRAGCYRTSEAARDLSMTRGAA; encoded by the coding sequence ATGAGCATTTCGGCACCAGACTTCGACTTCGTCCGCACGCTCGTCTGCGACCAGGCGGGCATCGTGCTCGAGAACGGGAAGGAATACCTCGTCGAGTCGCGCCTCGGGCCTCTCGCCAAGCGGTCCGGCTTCGACTCACTCGAGTCGCTGGTCGTGGCCCTCCGCCGCACCGATGCCACGTTGCGCCGGACCGTCGTCGAAGCGATGACCACCAACGAGACGACGTTCTTCCGCGACATCGAACCGTTCGAAGCGCTGCGCAAGCACGTGGTCCCGGAGTTGCTGGCCGCGCGAAGCGCCTCGAGAGAGTTGAACATCTGGTACGGCGCGTCGTCCACCGGCCAGGAACCGTACTCGCTCGTCATGATGTTGCTCGAGCACTTTCCCCAGCTCGCAACGTGGAACGTCACGCACTTTGCCACCGACATCAACCTCGAGGTGCTCGAACGGGCCCGGCAGGGGAAGTACAACCAGATCGAGATGAACCGGGGCCTGCCCGTGACCTACCTGGTCAAGTACTTCCAGAAGTGCGGGCTCGAGTGGCAGCTCAAGCCGGCGGTGCGCGACAAAGTGCGGTTCGAGCAAATGAACCTGGTGAAGGCGTGGCCAACGCTGCCGGTCTTCGACATCGTCATGCTGCGCAACGTGATGATCTATTTCGATGTCGAAGCGAAGAAGCAGATTCTGGGTAAGATCCGCCGCCAGCTCAAGCCCGATGGCTACCTGTTTCTGGGCGGCGCGGAAACCACCATGGGACTGACAGAAGCGTTCCAGCGCGTGCAGCTCGACCGGGCCGGATGCTACCGGACCAGTGAAGCCGCGCGGGACCTGTCGATGACGCGAGGAGCGGCGTGA
- a CDS encoding chemotaxis protein CheX — MQIDAQEIAGLIDDIWMATLGLPTRPAAPDADGPSAAHPTLDGIINIAGDWQGTVAVQVPRALAAVIAARMFRLGDQQPTIEDMQDALGEITNMTGGNIKALLPGQCVLSLPAVIEGRAYTIRVPSSHVVTKVAFECAGFPALVSLMTAGTSQG, encoded by the coding sequence ATGCAGATTGACGCACAAGAAATCGCGGGCCTGATTGACGACATCTGGATGGCCACGCTGGGCCTCCCGACCCGGCCCGCCGCGCCGGATGCCGACGGCCCGTCTGCGGCCCACCCCACACTCGACGGCATCATCAACATCGCCGGCGACTGGCAGGGCACGGTGGCGGTGCAGGTTCCCAGGGCGCTCGCCGCGGTGATCGCCGCGCGGATGTTCCGCCTGGGTGACCAGCAACCGACGATCGAGGACATGCAAGACGCCCTCGGCGAAATCACCAACATGACCGGCGGCAACATCAAGGCACTGCTCCCGGGCCAGTGCGTGCTGTCACTCCCGGCCGTCATCGAGGGACGGGCCTACACCATTCGCGTACCCAGTTCTCACGTGGTCACCAAGGTCGCCTTCGAGTGCGCTGGCTTCCCCGCCCTGGTCAGCCTGATGACGGCCGGCACGTCTCAAGGTTGA
- a CDS encoding AarF/ABC1/UbiB kinase family protein, translated as MSLGATARRSFELGRLGVDVLRAQRQDDGPGRDAARRMVALRMGRMRGLPQKIGQILSLGELDTGTSLFSELTDAAEPAPAAESFAWIARELGAPIERVFRHLDQRGAAASLGQVHRGELHDARAVAVKVQFPGVRESLDTDLSALGWLAAPLSARRSGFDLEEYRAEMRRSLLRELDYDLEAATLRRFAARADQVPGLVTPIPIDQFCTPRLITMSWVPGDRLQATTNWPDTARHEAALVLLRLFLRGSFVWREVHADPHAGNIRFARQHDGVRVGVIDFGCVKTLSAAESDALRRLAQDGPDMTGNELFDTYVELGFDPRLLAPMAGRLHAVTAVLFEPFHARGPFDSRHWDVSARLAEALGDDRWNFRFAGPASLLFLIRAFQGLVQYLRAFEATIDWRRELLAIPRHLDSGHPQPRADRAAARASAGDSMEMLASNLRLQVERNGETVVRLAFPASAAAHLPDLVPVDLGERLHARGISLAQLAESTVAAGYPPGDLFRLDDGASKVRVWLD; from the coding sequence GTGTCGCTCGGCGCCACCGCCAGACGATCGTTTGAACTGGGACGCCTTGGCGTCGATGTCCTGCGCGCCCAACGGCAGGACGATGGGCCCGGCCGCGACGCCGCCCGCCGAATGGTCGCGCTCCGGATGGGCCGCATGCGGGGCCTGCCCCAGAAGATCGGCCAGATCCTCAGCCTCGGCGAGCTCGACACCGGCACGTCCCTCTTCTCGGAACTGACCGATGCCGCCGAGCCCGCGCCGGCAGCGGAGAGCTTCGCTTGGATCGCGCGCGAGCTCGGCGCCCCCATCGAACGCGTCTTCCGGCATCTGGACCAACGCGGAGCGGCGGCATCGCTCGGGCAAGTGCATCGGGGTGAGCTGCACGACGCGCGGGCCGTCGCCGTCAAGGTGCAGTTCCCCGGCGTTCGCGAATCCCTCGACACCGATCTGTCGGCCCTGGGCTGGCTGGCCGCGCCGCTCTCGGCCAGGCGCTCGGGCTTCGACCTCGAGGAGTACCGGGCGGAGATGCGCCGCAGTTTGCTGCGAGAGCTCGACTACGATCTCGAGGCGGCCACGCTGCGCCGCTTTGCCGCGAGAGCGGACCAGGTGCCGGGCCTCGTCACGCCCATCCCGATTGACCAGTTCTGCACGCCGCGCCTGATTACCATGTCCTGGGTTCCTGGCGACCGCCTGCAGGCCACGACAAACTGGCCCGATACCGCGCGGCATGAGGCCGCACTCGTGCTCCTCCGCCTGTTCCTCCGCGGCAGCTTCGTCTGGCGGGAGGTACACGCCGACCCGCATGCCGGCAACATCCGCTTCGCGCGTCAGCACGACGGCGTGCGCGTGGGGGTCATCGACTTCGGCTGCGTCAAGACCCTGAGCGCCGCCGAAAGCGACGCCCTCCGGCGGCTCGCCCAGGACGGCCCGGACATGACGGGCAACGAACTGTTCGACACCTACGTTGAGCTGGGGTTCGACCCGCGCCTGCTCGCGCCGATGGCCGGCCGCCTGCACGCCGTCACGGCGGTGCTGTTCGAACCGTTTCATGCCCGCGGGCCATTCGACTCCCGGCACTGGGACGTCTCGGCCCGGCTCGCCGAGGCCCTCGGCGACGACCGGTGGAATTTCCGGTTCGCGGGACCAGCGTCGCTCCTCTTCTTGATTCGTGCCTTTCAAGGCCTCGTGCAGTATCTCCGCGCGTTTGAAGCCACGATTGACTGGCGGCGCGAACTGCTCGCGATTCCACGCCACCTGGATAGCGGCCACCCACAGCCGCGCGCCGATCGTGCGGCCGCGCGCGCTTCAGCAGGAGACTCGATGGAAATGCTCGCATCCAACCTGCGACTGCAGGTCGAACGCAACGGTGAGACCGTTGTCCGGCTGGCGTTCCCGGCCAGCGCCGCCGCGCATCTGCCGGACCTGGTACCTGTGGACCTCGGCGAACGGCTGCACGCTCGCGGCATTTCTCTGGCGCAGCTGGCCGAGTCGACGGTGGCCGCCGGATACCCGCCCGGGGATCTCTTTCGACTGGACGACGGCGCCAGCAAGGTGCGGGTATGGCTCGACTGA
- a CDS encoding YbaN family protein, translating to MRGLLAATGTASACLGALGIFVPLLPTTPFLLLSAYCFSKSSPTLHGWLVTNRHLGPYLARYQPGRRLSPRDLALALAVLWVSIAASIVLAMPHAAGRAALIGVATAVSIYLVRRGSAGDSSSRDAVRP from the coding sequence ATGCGGGGCCTGCTCGCGGCGACCGGCACCGCATCGGCGTGCCTGGGTGCCCTGGGAATCTTTGTCCCGTTGCTCCCAACCACGCCGTTTCTCCTGTTGAGCGCGTACTGCTTCAGCAAGAGCTCGCCGACGCTGCATGGTTGGCTGGTGACCAACCGCCATCTCGGCCCTTATCTCGCGCGCTACCAACCGGGTCGGCGGCTGTCCCCGCGCGACCTCGCGCTGGCGTTAGCGGTGCTCTGGGTATCGATCGCCGCCTCCATCGTGCTCGCGATGCCCCATGCGGCGGGCCGGGCCGCACTAATCGGCGTGGCGACGGCGGTCAGCATCTACCTCGTCAGACGGGGTTCGGCAGGCGACTCGTCAAGCCGCGACGCCGTGCGCCCGTGA
- a CDS encoding HDOD domain-containing protein, whose amino-acid sequence MPGLTMTALPAAIVKGLAHLEPLPITAQRLIDMVRGNDVALAQVAELIELDPVVTASVLRHASSVRLAPAGAPTVREAVLRMGAVALLDLVLEGYLAKLRVTTPVYHLNERDLWVHGAASKLAVRALAAAAPRASIPPMAETAALLHDVGKLLISRCLNTGVHDLATHARTRGLTFVEAERDLLGTDHAAVGAAMADAWRFPPEVTDAVRRHHSPPFVNATATLDAVCVANVVAKTIEAGSGAEGLNVAVDPLSYRRLGLDFVTFGRVCLLTDAALCEVSRAHGVAA is encoded by the coding sequence ATGCCCGGACTGACAATGACGGCGTTGCCGGCGGCGATCGTGAAGGGGCTCGCGCACCTGGAACCGCTGCCGATCACGGCGCAGCGTCTGATCGACATGGTGCGCGGCAACGACGTGGCGCTGGCCCAGGTCGCCGAGCTCATCGAGCTGGATCCGGTGGTGACCGCTTCCGTCTTGCGTCACGCGTCCTCGGTTCGTCTGGCGCCTGCGGGCGCGCCCACGGTGCGCGAGGCCGTGCTCCGCATGGGCGCGGTCGCGTTGCTGGACCTGGTGCTCGAGGGCTACCTCGCCAAACTTCGCGTGACGACGCCGGTCTACCACCTCAACGAACGCGACCTCTGGGTCCATGGTGCCGCGTCAAAGCTCGCGGTTCGCGCATTGGCCGCGGCCGCTCCGCGCGCGTCGATTCCGCCGATGGCCGAGACCGCGGCGCTGTTGCACGACGTCGGCAAACTGCTCATCTCGCGGTGCCTGAATACCGGCGTGCACGACCTGGCCACGCATGCGCGCACGCGCGGCCTGACCTTCGTGGAGGCGGAACGCGACCTGCTCGGCACCGATCACGCCGCGGTCGGCGCCGCGATGGCTGACGCGTGGCGGTTCCCACCGGAAGTCACCGACGCCGTTCGGCGGCATCACTCGCCCCCGTTCGTCAATGCCACCGCCACGCTCGACGCTGTCTGCGTCGCCAATGTGGTGGCGAAGACGATCGAGGCCGGCTCTGGCGCGGAAGGGCTCAACGTAGCGGTCGACCCCCTGAGCTATCGTCGGCTCGGGCTCGACTTCGTGACCTTCGGGCGCGTGTGCCTGCTCACGGACGCGGCGTTGTGCGAGGTCTCACGGGCGCACGGCGTCGCGGCTTGA
- a CDS encoding flagellin codes for MASFSVVSNISASNAQANLQATGLGLQKALTRLSSGFRINSAGDDAAGLAVSNKYRNTQAVLNQGIRNANDGLSTLQIKDGALNNIGTLLDRLSTLATQSASAASTVDRTSLNAEYADVLTEITREANVAGLTASAGFSVFVSAEATASNGKVTGTIGAADLTTLTINATTVTSAANAETALAAIAVAVTKLGTAQSTIGTLQNRLEFATSLAQNQVVSNKAAESRIRDANVAEESANMTRYNILTQSGIAALSQANQSSSSVLSLLR; via the coding sequence ATGGCATCGTTTTCAGTAGTCAGCAACATCTCGGCGTCGAACGCACAGGCCAACCTGCAGGCCACCGGCCTTGGGCTGCAGAAGGCCCTTACCCGCCTGTCGAGCGGCTTCCGCATCAACTCGGCCGGCGACGACGCGGCGGGCCTCGCCGTATCGAACAAGTACCGCAACACGCAGGCGGTGCTCAACCAGGGTATCCGCAACGCCAACGACGGCCTGTCGACCCTGCAGATCAAGGACGGCGCGCTCAACAACATCGGCACGCTGCTCGACCGCCTCTCCACGCTCGCCACGCAGTCGGCCTCGGCCGCCAGCACCGTCGACCGCACCTCGCTGAATGCCGAGTATGCGGACGTGCTGACCGAAATCACTCGTGAAGCCAACGTCGCCGGCCTCACGGCTTCGGCGGGCTTTTCGGTGTTTGTCAGCGCCGAAGCGACGGCGTCGAACGGCAAGGTCACGGGCACCATCGGCGCGGCCGACCTGACCACCCTGACCATTAACGCCACGACCGTCACCTCCGCGGCCAACGCGGAAACGGCACTGGCGGCGATCGCGGTGGCGGTGACCAAGCTCGGCACCGCGCAGAGCACCATCGGCACCTTGCAGAACCGCCTGGAATTCGCCACCAGCCTGGCGCAGAACCAGGTCGTCAGCAACAAGGCCGCCGAAAGCCGCATTCGCGACGCCAACGTGGCGGAGGAGTCGGCGAACATGACCCGCTACAACATCCTGACGCAGAGCGGCATCGCCGCCCTGTCGCAGGCCAACCAGTCCAGTTCGTCAGTTCTGTCCCTCCTCCGGTAA
- the fliD gene encoding flagellar filament capping protein FliD: MGSGITFSGFNSIDFNVVLNAVMQQESRPLTSLQSRQSALQSRVTSFTTLQTRVSALESAAKALSTAGTATAFKATSSDPLAVGVSAGSSAVAGRYDIVVNELARAQVTASASTAPDADTTAIATGGTITIGAEIITVSSSVTLKQLSDAINANANAPARASVVQSGAASFKLVLTSKSTGAANAFTIANGLTGGAGLGFTDTDADLVSGDSAADNAVQATDAQALINNIVVSSASNTLDAAVPGTTITLYKKDPAATIVVDVTEDPSALKAKLQTFVSTFNDLVKFTTDQGLSAGRGDQGSIGRDPLLRQLRNSLRGALGAPYATGGPYSYLAQVGVQATRAGTLELNATTFAEATKNGGADAGKLLAGTDVTPGALASIKTLLTQYTQTSGILKGVQEQLTSQISRLGSQIISMQDRLAIRRAGLQQEYSAADAAMSRLKSQSGSLSSFGQSL; encoded by the coding sequence GTGGGTTCAGGAATCACGTTCAGCGGTTTCAACAGCATCGACTTCAACGTCGTCCTCAACGCCGTCATGCAGCAGGAGAGCCGCCCGCTGACGTCGCTGCAGAGCCGGCAAAGCGCGCTCCAGTCGCGGGTGACCAGCTTCACAACGCTGCAGACGCGCGTGTCGGCACTGGAAAGCGCCGCCAAAGCCCTGTCGACGGCCGGGACCGCCACGGCCTTCAAGGCGACCAGCAGCGATCCGCTGGCGGTCGGCGTGTCGGCCGGTTCCTCGGCCGTCGCCGGGCGCTACGACATCGTCGTCAACGAACTGGCACGCGCACAGGTCACGGCGTCCGCGAGCACGGCGCCCGACGCCGACACCACGGCGATCGCCACCGGCGGGACGATCACGATCGGCGCCGAGATCATCACCGTCAGCAGTTCCGTCACGCTCAAGCAATTAAGCGACGCCATCAACGCCAACGCCAACGCTCCGGCGCGAGCATCGGTCGTGCAATCCGGCGCCGCCAGTTTCAAGCTGGTCCTGACGTCCAAGAGTACCGGGGCGGCCAACGCCTTCACGATTGCCAACGGTCTCACCGGCGGGGCGGGCCTGGGCTTCACCGATACCGACGCCGACCTGGTCTCGGGCGATTCGGCGGCCGACAACGCCGTGCAAGCCACCGACGCCCAGGCCCTGATCAACAACATCGTCGTCTCGAGCGCCAGTAATACGCTCGACGCCGCGGTGCCTGGGACCACCATCACGCTGTACAAGAAAGACCCGGCGGCCACCATCGTGGTCGACGTTACCGAAGATCCGTCGGCGCTCAAGGCCAAGCTGCAAACGTTCGTCTCGACCTTCAACGATCTGGTGAAGTTCACGACCGACCAGGGCCTTTCGGCCGGCCGCGGCGACCAGGGCAGCATCGGCCGCGACCCGCTGCTGCGCCAGTTGCGCAACTCGCTGCGCGGCGCCCTCGGCGCGCCGTACGCCACCGGCGGGCCCTATTCGTATCTCGCGCAGGTCGGCGTGCAGGCAACACGGGCGGGTACGCTGGAACTGAACGCCACCACCTTCGCCGAGGCCACCAAGAACGGGGGCGCCGACGCCGGCAAGCTGCTGGCGGGCACCGATGTGACGCCAGGGGCGCTCGCGTCGATCAAGACCCTCCTGACCCAGTACACGCAGACGTCCGGCATCCTCAAAGGCGTTCAGGAACAGTTGACCTCGCAGATCTCACGCCTTGGCAGCCAAATCATCAGCATGCAGGATCGCCTCGCCATCCGGCGGGCGGGCCTGCAGCAGGAATACAGCGCCGCGGATGCGGCGATGTCGCGCCTCAAGAGCCAAAGCGGATCGCTCTCGTCGTTTGGCCAATCCCTGTGA
- the fliS gene encoding flagellar export chaperone FliS — MMQNKGLNAYRQTEAQSRTPLELVVMLYDGALRFLAVAHDAVQRRDIPARRDAISRALAIISELQSTLDLERGGVVAADLDNLYAYITKRVMEAAAKNDTAPLDDARRLLETLRDAWQTIAVSPAAAADAAAGLRAGTR, encoded by the coding sequence ATGATGCAGAACAAAGGCCTGAACGCTTACCGCCAGACCGAAGCCCAATCCCGCACGCCCCTCGAGCTGGTGGTGATGCTCTACGACGGCGCGCTGCGGTTTCTGGCCGTGGCGCACGACGCCGTGCAGCGCCGCGACATCCCGGCCAGGCGCGACGCGATCTCCCGTGCGCTCGCGATCATCTCCGAACTGCAGAGCACGCTCGACCTCGAACGCGGCGGCGTCGTCGCCGCCGACCTCGATAACTTGTATGCCTACATCACGAAGCGCGTGATGGAGGCGGCCGCCAAGAACGACACGGCGCCGCTCGACGACGCGCGCCGGCTGCTCGAAACCCTTCGTGATGCCTGGCAGACGATTGCCGTGTCGCCGGCCGCGGCGGCCGACGCGGCGGCCGGGCTCCGCGCGGGAACCAGGTGA
- a CDS encoding response regulator, which produces MKILIAEDDATSRLILQATLQKAGHEVVAAENGLHAWTAWREAPCPVLISDWQMPDLDGLELCRAIRQTGNANYTYIILLTAHGGKTNYLEAMTAGADDFLTKPLDIEQLLAKLHVAERILGLRQHVKRLEGILSICSYCKKIRDDSRWRQMESYVTQHSEAQFSHGICPDCFTKVKMEAGLS; this is translated from the coding sequence ATGAAGATACTTATCGCTGAAGATGATGCCACCTCGCGCTTGATTCTGCAGGCCACCCTTCAGAAGGCCGGCCACGAGGTCGTCGCCGCCGAGAACGGCCTGCACGCGTGGACCGCGTGGCGTGAGGCGCCTTGTCCCGTCCTGATTTCCGACTGGCAGATGCCAGATCTCGATGGCCTGGAATTGTGTCGTGCCATTCGCCAGACAGGCAACGCAAATTACACCTACATCATCCTGCTGACCGCCCACGGCGGGAAGACGAACTACCTGGAAGCGATGACCGCGGGCGCCGATGACTTTCTGACCAAGCCTCTGGATATCGAACAACTGCTGGCCAAGCTGCACGTCGCGGAGCGCATCCTCGGCCTGCGCCAGCACGTGAAGCGCCTCGAAGGCATCCTGTCGATCTGTTCGTACTGCAAGAAGATTCGGGACGACAGTCGATGGCGTCAGATGGAAAGTTACGTAACGCAGCATTCCGAGGCCCAGTTCAGCCACGGCATTTGTCCCGATTGCTTCACCAAGGTGAAGATGGAAGCTGGGCTGTCGTAG